CTTATAAGATTCCGTCATTTcttcatttcaatttttttcgtTTTCAATGATTTTCTAGTGGTGATATTAGCCTTTTATTTGAGCTCTTTGTTTTTCGAGGTAATCTAATAAGATTTGATGTTATCTATATATAAACTTTTTAGAAAAGGCCGATTAAATAAATTAGCCTGTGAACTGTTTGGAAAAAAGCCTAGTGCACCCTTGACCTTTTATTTCAATACATTacgttgtttttttttcttattttcttttaaattgacCTATTGCACCCTTctgtttttcatttttataactAATAGGTTAATAGGCATAGTTTTTTCTATTAAGTTCAGAAAATTTGTGCttattgattataaaaatagaaaaagggtgtaatatgtttttttaatacaaaataataGGTTAAACAATAAAGATTCAGGGTTGTAATAGTCAAATTCTATTACAAATAGAAGTTCATGTGTGCACTCAACTTTTGGTCTTTAAGTGTATTAAGATGAATAGCATGCATGTTTCCTTGTATTCTCCAAAATTTTTGGAGGGTGAGCAACTTCATCATGACCTGGATCTCGCAGATCCAGACCTTGGAAAGCCTTCTTCTATTGCAAGGCTGCATTATCTAATTCGCCTAAAGCCTGTAGTGTGGGAAGCTTTTGTGCAGTTCACCCATCAGTGATTGAAATACGAGTATTAGACATAGAAGTGATGTCATAGCATTTTCCTTGGGAAGGCTATTATATTAGTATCTCTTGTAATGAATTTCTGCAGTTCAGTTGGGGATTATATGTTCTTGCTTATTTTTGTTCAATAATGTCCAGGACATCCATTTTAACTGCATGTCCACAATAGGCCTTGCATGGTTTTGTAGGTTCTGCAATGGACCCTAACTCTTTTTCATATGTCAATAGCAAATGTACCATTGATGGTCTcagtatcttttttttttttcccttcctGCAACCTCCCAAGGGGAGGACTTCTCCTCTCTGCCACCCTCCTTGCTATTTTCGACTGTGCACATGCATGCGCAGATGCATACATGCACAAAAGAGTATTTGGAGAGATTATTTTGTAACTTGATTGCTTTTGTTGTCTCTATAATTGCAGGAACACCTAATAATTTGGGTTTAGAGATGTTGATGAACATGTTTGGTGGCCTTGGGGCTGGCAGCCTTGCTGTTCCGAGCAGACCAAATGGTTGCTATTCTTGCCCTTGTTTTTATGAccttcctttgtatgttttTATCTATGTTGCACTCACTCCTTACCATATTCTCAGTGCCCCCAGAGGAACTTTATGCAACCCAGTTGTCACAGCTTCAAGAAATGGGTTTCTTCGACACTCAAGAGAATATACGGGCGCTAATTGCCACTGCTGGGAATGTCCATGCTGCAGTGGAGCGACTTTTGGGGAATTCTGGTCTGTAATTGATTTATATTCTCTATGTTATGGGTTAGTGTCTATTTGGACTGCTGAGTCTAGACCCGAGTTGTATTCAAGCCCTCTTTTTGGGTATAAATAAGTTCAAGTATGATAGTTAGGGCTATGAACATTCTTGGTGTGTCTGGTCATTGAATGATCTTATATTTCTCTGCCTCTCATCTCCTCCCTCCTTAATGAGGGCCCAGTCCAGAATGTCTTGTACATActtcatattaaaatttgttATGTGAATCTTCTGCAAATTGAAAAAttgttgattattatttttcccTTGTGGACTCTTTTCAGATGTCTCATGCACTCGGTGGAATTATATATGTTTTACCAATAGCAAGTGTATTTCTTTGTCTCATGGGAAATTCTTAGATGACACATAAATGTagattttatgtgattttttttaatgggGGGATCCTTATAAATGTGTCTTACTTCATGCAGACTGGATTAGGTAAATTTTTTCCTATTCTAATTTATGGGTATCGAGAGTTATGGGTGTCAAGACTCGAGATGATGGAAAGAGCATTAAATTGGTCTAGGAAGGCAATGTCttcatttaatttgttttttctttctgGTATTATTTTGTAGTTGAGCGAAGTCAATGCATGTCTTTTAATGAAGTATCAAATTTTGTGGAGTTTGAAGGTTTGATTTTTTGTCGAATGAGCACGCTTCCGTTAGTAATGACAAGAAAAAAGCGATAATGTTGGCTCCAAACGAGGgcaattagttttattttttttaacataaatgCGTTACGTAGCCCAAAGCAGGGTATGGGTTACACAGAAAAAGGCTCAGAAACATAGCCCAAAATCTTACGACCAAACACCCAACCCGGAGTAGCCCAAATCAACAATTTGGCCCTATCCAAATTGGAAACCGCTGGGAGCCCCGATCGCAGGAAATAGCTGGTTGATAAAACCACACTTTTCAATGTCATTATTATCAGCGAAAAAAGCACTTTACtattaaaataagttaataGGTTTCAATCCTCTCTCTCCCTCCACGtccaatatttttaaaaaacatgGTGAGAATGGAGTAGTAATGGTTACTAGGCAGGAtttagtattaaaaaaaaaaagaattgcaCCAGAGAAGTAAATCAAATTAGAATTTTGGAGGCCTTCAATTTcgcatttttcctttttcttttaataaaaaaggaaaattcatCAATTGATTGTAgcgatttatatttttttagcaaTTCTtactttcattttcaaatttgaaaacTGTAAAGCAtgcataattaataaaaaatgaatgtTCATGAAGTTGAATTAATGCATTAAATAATTAGATTCTAGTTAGCAGTTTAATCAGTAAAGCTTATGtacataatttataattgaaacTTTCCCTGCAATtccttcttatatatatatatatatatagtttttagTAAATACTTATTCTCTAAAATATTGTTGTTTGTTCTAAAGTTTATTAGTTTCTAattagatttattatttatttatacatcATACATATGCTCAGCAAAATGAAGAATACAAGTTTTTTAAACAGAAGCCCTAAAAACTGAAATCtggttttgaattttgaaaaataaaaaatctattaaactcATCCCATTCCATTCACTATTTGTTATTTAGTtttgtttgttttaatttttggtTTGTGTCTCccataacaaaaaaaattcctGACCGTTAATTTTTCCACTCAAAGTCATATATTTTCGTTGGTCCACTCCCTCGCTCCTTGATCTACGTGGTTCATCAgtcatcaaaatcaaatttatGGCAGTTTACTATATACATGTACAATTTTATGCATGGTGtttattattttacttaataatatgatttaacatttatttttatgttttatattttcaaaattatctgataaaattctattaattataaaatgaacaactaattataatttcattttaagtTATAATCTTTTTAGTAACAATTGATATAATATATCAACCTTTTATTATTTGCTACTTATAATTATGTAAAATCTCTATTTAATTGACCtttattattaacataaatGTTTAATTATATTAAGTTTTTTTAGTCAAGACATGtgtgaaatttaaatataaatctattAAATGGTTTATATATCTTTCagtaaaatatttgaataattttctTATGAATTTGGattgaaattaaatgaaatttgaTAATTGATTTATAATTGAACAAGAAATGAGCTTAACAAATCACGCCTCAATCAGCAAATAATTGATGAATCAAATCGGTTCACACCATAAACGGATAGAATATTcctgaaaattaaactattcaaattttaatctaatttatattattaatatttgaatatgtcatgaattcaattaaaaattaatttaatttttttaactcatATCAAATacgattattattaattttaataaaatttgaatttatttaatcttatatattttaattaataatttatataaaaaatattttactttaataattttcatttaagaaatttaatatttttaaaaaatatttaaattttaatttttaattaaaaatatatatattaaaatttataaatattattgtaaaatatatatttttatattaaattaattatttatataaatgaattcaaatagtgAGTATTTATAAAGTTTGAATTCGATCCGAATCTGCAATGggtattatttttttgaataccAATCCGTACTAAACCCGATTATAATTATCTAAATTCATTCTATTAAAATTTGGTCGGATTATATACCCAAAAATACCCGATTCGTTATAATTCTTAATTCAGAAGATTAAGCCACCAGTTGGAATTTTTTTTGGACTAATAATATTGACTCGGACCAAAAAAAATTCTGCTCGAACCGTGAACACGGCTTAATAATGAAATGTGGCAGTGGTATATAAAGCTCAAAGTCCCTGTTTTGCTAAGTAAATTAAGACAAAATGGCTTCAGATTCAAAATCAAGTGCTGCAGTTATTAATAAAAACCAAATCAGTTGCGTTTCGCGCCTCTTCAAAAAGGTGCCATTTGCGAATTTCTTTCTATGGGGAAATAACTGTCAAAAACCATATTATAAAACTGCACCAAGGTATGTCTCCTCCATTTGATCACACACAGAGAGTCAATCAAAGCCCTTCTTCCCGCCATGGCcgattctcctcctcctcctccggttccttcatcatcatcttcttcttccaccACTCCTCCATCAACAGTTCAGGTTGGTCCTGGAGGGAGTTCCGTTGGTGGAGGGTCAGGAGAGGGTTCTTCTCAGAAGAAGAGAACGGGAGGCAATAATAACCAGGGCGGTGAAGAAGGAGGCCCAAAGCGGAAGAAGAGAGGAGAAATTGATACTCCGGTATCAGAGCCAGTTTGTGCTCTATGTGGAAAGAAATTTGGTTCATGGAAGGGTGTATTTGGACATATGCGAGCCCATCCAGAGAGAGACTGGCGTGGGGCATTTCCCCCGCCGAAAGGAGCCTCAGCAACGATGAGGATTAGTAACCCTGAAATTCAACAGCAACTGGCCTCAACATTATTTGCATTGGGTAGTGAGACCTTGGCCAAGATGAGACAAGACTCCATAACTACTCATGGCGGTGCTGGTGCTGGTGCTGGTGCTTCTTCCAGTAGGGCCGGAGAGATTGATTTGAATAGGGAACCACGAGAACATGCTGGTCCTCCTTCTTCTACTACTCCTGCTTCTACTAATCCACCCCCACAGGGTGGCGGTAGCGGTTTTGATTTGAATCTTCCTCCTCCACCAGAAAATGCTGATGAAGAAGATGATTCTAAGAATGCATGATTCTTGACCTTGACACTATCGTTTATGAGGAACATAATTCGGTGTTATATGTttgtctttcctttttttttttttttaattttttttcaaaaaaagatAGTCTGCTATttgttttttgcttttttttttgtgaaataaGAGTGTTGTGTTCGCATGTAACATCATATATATTTGTGtgttttgtaatttttatgattataataaaattttcctcAATGTCtggaaaataactttttttttctttcggtCGTTAGTTTATTTGTcagaaaaaaataacttttattagaagaaaaaaaaagacattagttttgtatataataatagatttaattattatgatattgtacctatatatatatattatgattcCAAAAAATCATGATGCAGCTTGGAGATTCATGCATGTGATAGAATCAGAATTTATGCACCAAGTTCTCAAAGTTGATGGAAGCTATCGCcccaattttataaattaaaattatatttgtattaaaatttaattttaattaaattagaattaatttatataaaaaaatgaattatttttaaatatatttaatatctcTCACATagatgaaatataaaaaaattaaaaattctgtATAACATATCGTAAAATAAAATACTACATTTTAAGTTTTTTCATTTCTTTATCTGACTTATGttcttcaaattttttaatgataaggttatatgtaatatttttacaACCAGCTTATAAATGTTAAACATGATATTCCTTGTTTATAGGTAGgtaataatatgtaaaatttataACAAGTTTGAATGTTAATATTA
This is a stretch of genomic DNA from Manihot esculenta cultivar AM560-2 chromosome 2, M.esculenta_v8, whole genome shotgun sequence. It encodes these proteins:
- the LOC122723052 gene encoding zinc finger protein ZAT2-like — encoded protein: MADSPPPPPVPSSSSSSSTTPPSTVQVGPGGSSVGGGSGEGSSQKKRTGGNNNQGGEEGGPKRKKRGEIDTPVSEPVCALCGKKFGSWKGVFGHMRAHPERDWRGAFPPPKGASATMRISNPEIQQQLASTLFALGSETLAKMRQDSITTHGGAGAGAGASSSRAGEIDLNREPREHAGPPSSTTPASTNPPPQGGGSGFDLNLPPPPENADEEDDSKNA